The stretch of DNA TGGTGTTCCTGCACGGCGGCGGGCAGAACGCGCACACCTGGGACACCGTGATCGTCGGCCTCGGGCTGCCAGCCCTGGCCGTCGACCTCCCCGGCCACGGCCGATCAGCATGGCGCGAGGACGGCGACTACGGACCGCGGCTCAACGCCGAGACATTGCGACCCGTACTGCGCGAGTGGGCGCCTCACTCGCGGCTGATGGTCGGCATGTCGCTGGGCGGGCTGACCGCGCTCCGGATCGCCGCCTCCGAACCGCAGCTGGTTCCCGAACTGGTGCTCGTCGACGTCACGCCGTCGGCGCCCGAACGGCACGAGCAGATGACAAAGGCGCAGATGGGCACCGTCGCGCTGGTTCAAGGTGACCGGACCTTCCCGACCTTTCAGTCGATGCTCGACGTGACGGTGGCGGCGGCGCCGAATCGCGATCGGAAGTCGTTGCGCCGCGGCGTCTTTCACAACTCGAAGCAGCTCGACGACGGCACCTGGACGTGGCGGTACGACTCGTTTCGCAAGGGCGACGGCTTCGAGGGACTATGGAACGACGTGCCGGCCATCACGATGCCGACAACGCTGGTGCGCGGCGCGAATTCGTATTTCGTCAACGACGAAGACGCCGAGGCATTTGCGAAAGCGGCACCGGGATTTCAGCGGACGCACGTGGTCGCTGACTCCGGGCACTCGGTTCAGGGCGACCAGCCGGCTGCCCTGGTAGAAATCCTGCGCGGGGTGCTAAGCGCGTAGCTCCAGTCGCCGAACGTTCCGTACCGCTCGACTTTTTGCCGATTTTCGAGCGGTAACGAACGTTCGGCGAAACTGACATCGACCACCAGCTGTTTACCAACTGCTTCCCAGCTGATTGCCGACTTCTCGTGCGTGCAGCATCCGGGGGAAGGCGACGACTACATACGGACAAATCGGCGTATAGCGTCAGCACAGTGAGCTTGCCCATTCGCATCGGCGTGCAACTGCAGCCGCAACATTCCCCGCAATACAGCTACATCCGCGACGCGGTCCGCCGCTGTGAGGACATCGGTGTCGACATCGCATTCAACTGGGATCACTTCTTCCCGCTGTACGGCGATCCAGACGGCGCCCATTACGAATGCTGGACGATGCTCGGCGCGTGGGCCGAGCAGACATCACGCCTCGAGATCGGCGCATTGGTCACGTGCAACTCGTATCGCAACCCTGAACTGCTGGCCGATATGGCGCGAACCGTCGACCACATCGCCGACGGCCGACTGATCCTCGGCATCGGGTCGGGATGGAAGCAAAAGGACTACGACGAATACGGCTACGAGTTCGGCACCGCGGGCAGCAGACTCGACGACCTGACCGCCGACTTTCCGCGCATCAAGTCGCGACTGGCCAAGCTCAACCCGGCGCCCACCCGCGACATCCCCGTGCTGATCGGCGGACAAGGCGAACGCAAGACACTGCGCCTGGTCGCCGAGTACGCCGACATCTGGCACGGCTTCACCTCGCTGGAGACCTACCCCGCGAAGGCGGAGATCCTTGCGCGGCATTGTGCGGACGTGGGCCGCGACCCGTCGACCATCGAGCGCTCGGCAGGCGTGCAGGGCAAGGGTCTCGACGCGCTGCTGGCCGAGGCCGACGCGTTCGTCGACCTGGGCGTCACGCTGCTGACCGTCGGCGTCAACGGACCCGACTACGACCTGACTCAGGCCGAGGCGCTGTGCCGCTGGCGCGACCGTCGGCAATGAATGGAAACTGAACTGACAGAACGGCTCCCGACGCGGCGGCTACATGAGATGCTGACCGCGCCATGCCCAAGAAGTATGGGGTCAAAGAAAAAGACCTCGTGGTCTCGCATGTCGTCAACCTGGTGCTGACTGGCAAACTGCGGTCGGGGGACCGGGTTGATCGCAACGAGATCGCCAACGATTTAGGACTGTCCCGCGTCCCGATCCAGGAGGCGGTGGTCCAGCTCGAACACGACGGGATCCTGTCGACGCAGTACCACCGCGGCGCATACGTGGAGCGATTCGACGAGTCCGTGGTGCGCGAACACCACGAGCTGTACGGACTGCTGAGCGGAATCGCGTCGGCCCGCGCCGCTGTCGATGGCCGTCCCCGGACGCTCGACCAGCTGGCCCTGCTGATCGAGGCCATGCGGGCCAGCAAAGAGTCGCGCGCCTTTCAGGAGGCGGCGTGGCAGTTCCGCCGCGTCATCAACGACGAATACGCCGGCCCGCGATTACAGGCGGCGATCCGCGCGTCCCAGACGTTCATCCCCCGTGGGTTCTGGTTGGCATACCTCAGGAACCACGACGAGATGCTGCCGTACTACGAAGCCGAAACCGCGGCCATTCACGGTCGCGATCCCGACGCCGCGCGCGCCGCCTGCGTCGAGCGTTCCGAGGTGATGGGCCGGATCATGCTCGGTGAGCTGGTACGGCGCGGGGTATTCAAGCCGTCGACCGCCGCAGTTGCGTTCTGATTGAGCTGAAGGCGATTCGACCGAACGCTCTGCGGCTACGTTGCTTTGAATGCGACTCGTGAAGATTTTCGTCGTGGCGTTGGTCGCGTTGATGCTTTCGAGCATGGGTCTGGCAGCGTCGGCGGGCGCCAACGTCGACCAGTGCGCCCCGCCGGGAGTCGAAAGCGCCAGCGCGCTGCCGACCAACCTCGCCGCCGCCGCGCAGGGTCCCGGCGCCGACAAATACACGACCGCGACGGTCGAACCGGTGTCGGCCGTCAACGTCAATGCGTTGGGGCTGAGCGTGCCGGGCACGCTGACCGTCGGCACGCTGTCTGACGCGCCGCCGAGCATCTGCATCAACTCCGCGGGCCAGTTCACGGGTTTCGACAACGAACTGCTCCGCGCGATCACGGACAAGCTCGGGCTGAAGATCAATTTCGTCGGCACCGAATTCTCGGGGCTTCTGGCGCAGGTGGCGGCCCGGCGTTTCGACGTCGGCTCGTCGTCGATCACCACTACCGATGCGCGAAGAAAGACCGTCGGCTTCACCAACGGCTATGACTTCGGCTACTTCTCTTTGGTGGTGCCCTCCGGCTCTCCGATCACGGGGTTCGACAAGCTGGCGGCGGGCCAGCGCATCGGCGTCGTGCAGGGCACCGTGCAGGAGGCCTACGTCATAGACACGCTGCACCTGCAGCCGGTGAAGTTCCCCGACTACAACACCGTGTACGCCAGCCTCAAGACCCGCCAGATCGACGCGTGGGTGGCGCCCTCGCAGCAGGCGTCGGGCACAGTGCAGACCGGCGATCCGGCGCAGATCATCGAAAACACCTTCAGCTTGGACAATTTCGTGGCCTGGGCGGTGGCGTCTGAAAACAAGCCGTTGATCGATGCGCTGAACTCCGGCCTGGACGCCGTCATCGCCGACGGGACCTGGGCCCGGCTGTACTCCGACTGGGTTCCGCGCGCGTTACCGCCGGGCTGGAAGCCAGGATCGAAAGCGGCGCCTGCACCGCAGCTGCCCGACTTCGCCGCGATCGCGGCGGCTCATCAGCAGCCGACGTCTGGTGCGGCCGCGCCCAAATCCACGCTGTCACAGCTGAAGGATTCGTTCCTCAACTGGGATCTGTACAGACAGGCCGTCCCCGACCTGTTGAAGACCGGGCTGCCAAACACGTTGATCCTCACCGTCAGCGCGGCGGTGATCGGTCTGGTGCTGGGCATGGCGCTCGCCGTTGCGGGCATCTCCCGATCGCGGTGGCTGCGGTGGCCGGCGCGCGTCTACACCGACATCTTCCGCGGGCTGCCCGAAGTGGTGATCATCCTTCTGATCGGGCTCGGTGTCGGACCGGTAGTCGGCGGGCTGACGGGCAACAACCCCTATCCGCTCGGGATCGCCGCGTTGGGTCTGATGGCGGCGGCCTACGTCGGCGAGATCTTCCGGTCCGGCATCCAGAGCGTGGAGCCCGGCCAGCTGGAGGCGTCGCGCGCGCTGGGGTTCAGTTATCCGTCGTCGATGCGGTTGGTGGTGGTGCCGCAGGGCGTGCGGCGGGTGCTGCCGGCGTTGATGAACCAGTTCATCTCACTGCTGAAGGCTTCGTCGCTGGTGTATTTCCTCGGGCTGGTGGCCAACCAGCGCGAGCTGTTCCAAGTCGGCCGCGACCTCAACGCGCAGACCGGCAACCTGTCGCCGTTGGTTGCAGCGGGGTTGTTCTACCTGTTGTTGACGGTTCCGCTGACGCACCTGGTGAACTTCATCGACACCCGATTACGGCGCGGTCGTGAACCCGGCA from Mycobacterium sp. JS623 encodes:
- a CDS encoding ABC transporter substrate-binding protein/permease encodes the protein MRLVKIFVVALVALMLSSMGLAASAGANVDQCAPPGVESASALPTNLAAAAQGPGADKYTTATVEPVSAVNVNALGLSVPGTLTVGTLSDAPPSICINSAGQFTGFDNELLRAITDKLGLKINFVGTEFSGLLAQVAARRFDVGSSSITTTDARRKTVGFTNGYDFGYFSLVVPSGSPITGFDKLAAGQRIGVVQGTVQEAYVIDTLHLQPVKFPDYNTVYASLKTRQIDAWVAPSQQASGTVQTGDPAQIIENTFSLDNFVAWAVASENKPLIDALNSGLDAVIADGTWARLYSDWVPRALPPGWKPGSKAAPAPQLPDFAAIAAAHQQPTSGAAAPKSTLSQLKDSFLNWDLYRQAVPDLLKTGLPNTLILTVSAAVIGLVLGMALAVAGISRSRWLRWPARVYTDIFRGLPEVVIILLIGLGVGPVVGGLTGNNPYPLGIAALGLMAAAYVGEIFRSGIQSVEPGQLEASRALGFSYPSSMRLVVVPQGVRRVLPALMNQFISLLKASSLVYFLGLVANQRELFQVGRDLNAQTGNLSPLVAAGLFYLLLTVPLTHLVNFIDTRLRRGREPGKEDPLELSTSQEMI
- a CDS encoding LLM class F420-dependent oxidoreductase — translated: MSLPIRIGVQLQPQHSPQYSYIRDAVRRCEDIGVDIAFNWDHFFPLYGDPDGAHYECWTMLGAWAEQTSRLEIGALVTCNSYRNPELLADMARTVDHIADGRLILGIGSGWKQKDYDEYGYEFGTAGSRLDDLTADFPRIKSRLAKLNPAPTRDIPVLIGGQGERKTLRLVAEYADIWHGFTSLETYPAKAEILARHCADVGRDPSTIERSAGVQGKGLDALLAEADAFVDLGVTLLTVGVNGPDYDLTQAEALCRWRDRRQ
- a CDS encoding alpha/beta fold hydrolase — translated: MTNAEVSDDDLSGLDEFGLLHENAEQIGVDTIPSVRRIESGPVSALKWGDEPPQVVFLHGGGQNAHTWDTVIVGLGLPALAVDLPGHGRSAWREDGDYGPRLNAETLRPVLREWAPHSRLMVGMSLGGLTALRIAASEPQLVPELVLVDVTPSAPERHEQMTKAQMGTVALVQGDRTFPTFQSMLDVTVAAAPNRDRKSLRRGVFHNSKQLDDGTWTWRYDSFRKGDGFEGLWNDVPAITMPTTLVRGANSYFVNDEDAEAFAKAAPGFQRTHVVADSGHSVQGDQPAALVEILRGVLSA
- a CDS encoding GntR family transcriptional regulator; this translates as MPKKYGVKEKDLVVSHVVNLVLTGKLRSGDRVDRNEIANDLGLSRVPIQEAVVQLEHDGILSTQYHRGAYVERFDESVVREHHELYGLLSGIASARAAVDGRPRTLDQLALLIEAMRASKESRAFQEAAWQFRRVINDEYAGPRLQAAIRASQTFIPRGFWLAYLRNHDEMLPYYEAETAAIHGRDPDAARAACVERSEVMGRIMLGELVRRGVFKPSTAAVAF